AGTGTTGTTGGCGTGCGTCTCCAGTTCCTTCTGCAGCCGGAGCCTGTGCTCATCCATCTCGGCCTTAAGCCTGTTCTCCAGGGCGATCAGCTGCTTCTGGTGCTGCCGCCGCATGCGCTTGTACCCAGACATCTGCTCCCGCAGCTCAAAGTCCTGCTCATGCTCCTGGATCTACCTGATGACCTGGACGGCACgacacaggaagcaggaagtagAAAAGGAAGGCAGGGAGAAACGCTACAGCTGTGGGATCATTAGGAACCCGAGAAGACGATGAATAACACAGAAGTGGTTTGGGTTTGCGCGCTAACCGCGTGTTTGTGCCACACTGTCACACAAAAGAGCCAGAATCCATCTGTTGATGGAGACATGGCGGCGCTTTTTCAAAAAATGAGTGAACAACGGGGTGAAAAAAAACGCACAACAGGGCAGAATCTGCACGATGCGACCGTCCGGGATGGACCCGGCCGAGGTCTGCGAGGAGAAGGCATCAATGAAACGCGGGCATTAaacagcagaggcagagaggggagcCGAGGATGGAAAAGATGACATCCATTAACAGGATCTGGTTGCCATGACTACAGATGTACAGCTGAGAACACAGACACCCCTTCCCTCACCCTCTTCAtacaccccacccccctccccatcgcCACCATCACCCCGTCAGCgcgcacacgcactcacacacacacgcttgctgTGACACGCAcgggcgcgcgcgcgcgcgcgctctTTTCTATGCAAACCGGATGAGAGCCGCGTACCAAAGATGCTGATGTGATGGTGCCAATGTGTTCGCGGATCTTGCAGTCGAGAGACCGGCTCTGGTGAGAAGTAGGCCGCAGCTCTGGCCTGGTGTCCCTGTGCACAGCCTCATCCCTCATGCAAGCATGGTCCTGCAGGAGGGGAGTAAATGGAGGAGATAGTGGGGCTGGGTGCTTCCCAGGCCCGAAGCACTCgctctttctgctctgtttGCCGAATCTCCCTGAATGCAGCACACGTCCAGCCTCAAACGCATCCTTCCCCCGCTACTGTCTGCAAGTTCTTCCTGACAGAGAAAAGGGCATTGCCAAACACCACCGCGGAGGCAGCTGCTGGATGGAGCCTTTTTTATGGCGTCCCAGGATGAACCAAAAAGCTCCGGCAGATGAGGGTAAATTATGCAATGCCTACCAGTGATAAAAAGAAAGCTGAGGGACGTGTTTCGGTGCCATTCTCCTTTTCCGTTTCAGAATGCAAGAAATGTTTGGAAGGAAAAATACGTTCCCGGTGTTCCAGTGATCGCGCTTGGTGCCATTTCGGTGGTGGTGTCTATCAGATAAGGCACATCCGAACATGGTTTTCCCTCGAATCTGTCGCTTGATGATCCGTTTGTATTCCACTTGAATTTCTGCCCTACATTTACAGCGCACTTGGTCATGGTAGGTGGTTCTGGTGCCTTCTATTCATCTCGTTCCTCCGTCCCTCGTCTACACTCCCCCTTCCTTTAAAGAGACACCGCATTACTACAGGCGCGTCTCAGAGAGCGTCAAGCTACACGCGAGATTCAATTTGAAAATGAATCAACTGACAAATCTAACTAGACAGCCTATTAAGCGCAACCTTGTCGTTGAAATCCCAGGTTAACTCGCAGTCTTCCACCATTGGTACTCAACAAAAGTAGCTACAAtgatgtgcgtgcgtgtgtgtgtcggggtgaaaacacatttttaattctAGTATTTATTTGTATTCATTCTGGGATTTTCGGTCCGATGACGAGAGGATAAACTTGGACTTTCTCTGTTTACAAATGGCCACTAGATGTCGACAAAGTCTAAACTGGGTGACTGAGCGCGTTTCTtcgctgctgctgtaactgcgGTTAAAAACCCTTATTTAAACAAATCTGCACTGTAAACAAGCAACATGAATATTCCCATTCTTTACATTCTTCGTTTTAAATTGTATTGTAAAGTGATAACCAACAGCAAATAAGGGTTTTTCAATTTGAATCTCTCTGATCGGAGCAGCTCATTTAAGGGTGCCAGGGGTCGTGACCTCCACAGACAACACTCCATCggagtttaggttaggttaaACTGCACATTATCCTTCCCCTTATCTTACTTGTATTGGTGAAAATGAACCGCAGTAGAACACGAAGTTACTGGTCAGGACGTGTCTTTTGGACCTGATATCGCTCCCTGACCGTGGCTGAGATTTACGTCCAGGCTGATCCTCCCCATCTTCTGACCCGCTTGTGCCTCAGAGACTCCGCTCGTTGGTTTACTCGGACCCTTTTGGCTGCTGAATGGAGGTGaaaactgtctgtctgacccCCATCTCCTTCTGGCCCAGCCTGTCCAGTCCAGGTCACCGGGCTCCAAGAAAGGCTGGAGGCCGAAACTGTAGCATCCAGTTTAGGAAAGGATCCCAGCTACCCTCTCGTTGGTAAATAGGAAGCTGTGGTAGTTTTTTATGTTCATTCATTGTTCTAAAACAGCTCAAAATGGTGTAAAAACAACACTGGAAACACCGGGAAGCTACAGCTCCCAACTCAAACTGGAGTGCACCATCCTGTCCTGGGACCAGGTGCTGAGCAGGTATAAACGTATCTCTTGGGTGTCTGTGGCTGAAGTCTCTGGCTCATCTGTCCCAGCCTGGGGTCAAATGTGAGGAGCAGCCAGTTCACTCAGAGGCAGACGGTTAAAAAAGGGTTCCCCCCGCAAAAGACTGGGGACAAAACAGCTGCAGGATTGAGTCAACACTATAAAACCAACTCTTTATTGTCAAACACACATGAGGCATGAGAAAGATGAGATGACAAATCCTTTATTGTTCACCTGCCAGAGTTACAGTTACAAACATTAATAATGGAGTGTTTTCAAGTATTTGCGTGTGCATTTCCAATAAGTTAACAATATAAACCGATCCTGCATTTCAGTCGTGGGATTCATATCATTTACAAGCGTCTGTGACATCGACGTTCAGACGATGAGCAGGTCAGAAGGATCCTCCAGCTTTGGACTTTCTGCAGTAGAAAATTATGAAATGTTATCAAAGCCGCTGCTGCAAGGCCGTGTCAGGACAGCGTAACGTTATCGTACCTGCTCTGTCTTTTGCAGTAAAGTACAGCCATTGTAATAATCAGGATGAGAACGATGCCTCCGATGACCGAACCAGCTATGATGCCTGCTAGATACGTGAGAGAAAACAACAGGCGCGTGAGGAAATCGGCGTGTTTTTTAAAGGCCTTTTGTGCACTTTTCCCTGACGGTGACAGACTCGCGGGGCTGAAAACCTTCAAAAACTGACAGCTGACAAAGATTTTCTgtttggggggggaaaaaaagagtgatgtctcactcactcaccttTTGATTAAGGTTATTCAGCTGATTACAGCATTTCAATGGACGCAGGGAAGCAGATGAACAATCAAAAGGAGACATTCATAAATGCAACAGAGGTTTCATTTACCAGTATTACTGGGGCCCACGCACTGGGCCATTTCTCCACTCCACTGGCCGTTCTCCTGGCACACGCGGTCTTGGGACCCTTGGAGCGTGTATCCGTCGTTGCAGGAGAATGTCAGTTTAGCTCCCTGCACATATGAGACTCCCAGTTTCTCCCCGTTTGCTGGCGCTGCAACGTACCCACACGCCGCCACTGCGCAGGACAAGACACAGCACAACACTCAGAACCAGAACGGTCACAGCGCTCAGGAGATGCATCAGCTTCACTCACCTGGCGCCAAAGCCTTCATGAGAGAAATGTGACTCTGGAAAGAAGCTCTGGAAGCATTTCCCATCGATGGGCTACGACCCACCAGGATGTCATACCTACCCAACAGAGGAACCCGTTAGCTTCCACCCATTGAATCGATAAATCCCCCCAATCACAATAGCGTTTTCTCATCATACCTACAGAACTGTGATCCTTCTCCACTGCATATCTTAGATGTCTCGTTGGCTAATGGGTCATTTGGATTCTCAGGGATGGAGAACACTGGAATGAAGCCAACGTGGTGTTTGGGGCCAGAGGCGTACGTGTCCAAGAGGTACTTTGTATCATACGTGAACAAAGAGGACAGTTGAGTGATGGCACCTGAAGGAGAGAAGGATTTATATTAAATGCACAGACCAGTCAGGTGATTCACACTGGCTCTATAAACAGTCTCCACTGATTTCTTACAGCTGACGCCGAAGCTGAACACCTCCTCTGGGTTGCTTTGGTTCTGCACCACTTGACCGTTGTTGAGCGTGAGGTCGTCGGCGGGGTCGCCGTTCATCCTTCCCAGCAGTCCGAGGGTGGTGCTTTTGAACGACTCCGGCAGGAGCACGGTGGTCGTCATGATTCCCTCTCTCAGGCGCACTTCCACCCCGGCTCCGCTGCGGAACATCGCCGTCACATTtgtgggagagggagaaaacacGGACACGCCTGGGAGGCCAGGGGTCGGCGTTAGTTAGCGCGTCTTTAGGAAAAAAACGtcaaaaaaggaggaaagtcACCGTTCAGGTCgatccagctctgctcagagaaagacagagatttTCCATCCCGAAGCACTTCCAGGCTGTTCTGATCGCTGGCCAGACGCACCTCGACAATATCGAAATAGGATTCTTTCATAGCCACCGCCGTCAGCTTTGTTGCATTGATTGTTCCTAGCAGAGAGAAGGTGCTCGTTGGCTTCAGCGTTTGAGAATGAGCTCAGATGTTTTGTGTAGATGCAGCTTATGCTGCTCCCTCACCGCTCACAGGCTCTGTCCTGCCTTGGACGCTCAGCTGCTTGCTCTCCGAGGTCACCAGATTGTATTCCCCTCTGCCGTTGAAGGAGTAGCTGACGCCATCAAATGTCACAAAGTGGGGATCTCCAAACACCACAGCTGCGAGAAAAAACACGAGGAGATGAAGATTAAAGGCCGACAAACGGCAGCGATCGGCACCGCTGAGCGAACTGACCTGTGCTGGGGGTCTTGTACTGCCTGCAGTCGCTGGACGGTCGGTGTTTGAAGTAGTACTGACAGTTGTCGGACCACAggcagcagtagtagaagctGAGGACGTCGTAGACCCAGTGGGACTGTCCGGGAACATGGGGGGGGATGTCGTATGGAGGGGAGCCCCAGTCGTGCGCTCGGTCCGGAGTGCTGCCCCCGATGGAGTCTCCGGTCAGGACCTGAGTACCGTTGCTGTCATAGCAACACTGCTGCCCCGCTCCGTACAAAGGACTTCCAGAGATTGTAGAAATATTCTTTATTATCTTATTATCAATGATGATTACTAATAATCTTTTCAGCCTTCTGATCGCAGCTCAGGGTTATTTGTCACCTGTCTAGATGAACAGAGCAATCTAAGGGTGTGTGTCAGCATCATAGTCCTCAGTGTGTGGGTATAATCTGGGATGAAGCACTAAAATAACTGACCTTCACTCAGATGTACTGTGAGTCAGGTTCACCCACGTCACAGATTAGCAGTCATTTGGTCGTAATTAGTGAGGTTCAAGTCACATTTTTGTGGCCAATAACTGAGAATTACGGATGGATTTCTGAGCCCCTCACCTGGCTTGTATCGCCCTCACACAGTGAACAGCGCCGGGATGGTAAGTGCACACACTCCCTTTCTCTATATCACAGCCATAGTCAgtctgggggaaaaaatcaaaataaagctTGTTACAGTCGCCTGGGCAGCGTAATAAAATGACTTATTGAAAACTGATCATTAACATCATTTAAAGGTAATCTCTCGGTTAGTTCATTGTGCTTACTTAATTATTACCACATCACAATCTCATCCTGTTAAATTAGTCACCCTTTTGGCTCCGTTAGAGAACATCTGGGCTGAACCCTGATCCCCCATCAAGCTGATATAAACATAAATCTTCCTGTAAAATGATAAGGATGGTGGCCAGCTTTAGCCTTTATCACCCCAGGTGCACTTGCTCCTCAGCCACACTTACGTGGAACCTCCCCGTGTCCGCCCTTGCTTGGGCCAGCGTGCAGGGGCAGTCAATGAGCTCCCTGATGAAAGACGGAATCCTCTCTTCCAGCTTGTCCCATGCTAGACATTTGTCCAGAGCCCACGCTGATGAAGTCTGCCTAaacttttcctccagctgccaGGCCAGCGCGTGGTCCTCAGTCCAAACAGCCTGCACGTGACTAGATGAAAACACACCCTTAGATTTACAGTCTTGTCAGTGTAAGAGCTGGTCCAGTGCTGGAGAACAATCAGATACAGGTAGATTATGCAGCAATGAAGGTGTGTATGCGAGAGAAAAAGGCAGAATCCCTTTGATGCGTTCCAGGATTCTGAGTGTGACCTTCGACGTCCCGAACTGTAATAAGAATCAATGAACTTCACTTCAACCCTCAGTGTTTTATGACTGTGCCTGATAAAAGTAAGTTTGCGACGACGCCTGTGTTTAATCACCTCTTCCCCTCCTGGTGGACATTGGAGCTGACGCGAACTGAGCCCAGCTCCCAGCTAGATGAGCCGTTCTGCCCTGGTTTGGGCACAAAACTAAAGGAACCTGTATTGGGGTGGTCTTTTGCAAGCGTGTAGAGATACTTCCACTCGGCCCGCCAGTCAGTTTCATAAGGTtctcctgggaaaaaaaagacattttccacCATTTAATCCTGTTTATGACTCCAAGTTGTGGAGGCATTAGCTGAAATACAGAGAGGACCATGGATGTCAACGGTGTTCTTTGCACTGAGGaacttttaaataaatgtgcctGAACAGGTatcctggcctctattgctcccTTTAATGCAGAGTATCAGGGTGCTGTTCAACTGGAGGACTTTTCTAATATCTTCGCCAACAGCCTTAAGTCCCAAGTAATGTTTAACATTCTTAAAACCCTCGTAAATCTTTGCGTAAATGTTCCTGTCGTACTACGACTCGGCCTCTCTCGGTGACTCTGGTGATTAATACCTGCCTGAGCACAGAAACTCTCCCAGCTGCTCTCAATCATGCTGCTGCGCAGCCtctaatgaaaaagaaaaatctgcacCCGTCTGATTTTACACCGATCTCCAGATTGCTTCATTATTTTACATCTCAAACGTGATTTGTtctatttatgtattttatgtTTTCTAATGCCTGATATTTAATTACTTTtccctgattttatttttgattttattttacccTCCTGTACAGCACGTCggtccagctccagctgttttAAAGGGcttcataaaaaaaagtttgatttgAGTCGGTTGATCAGCAGATCTTCACAGGGTCTGTATaactctcacctgtctctctgtaTCCCCACAGTTCTATATTGACTTTGTCAGCTCTGACCAAAGAGGGATTCCACGTCATATTAAGGGTGCCTCCAACGTTGGGCGTCCCATAATATTGCCACTGTGTTGAGTTCACCATCGCCGCCTTGAATTTAGAATCCAACTTGCCGGTGTGTACTGCAGTGACACGGTGAACAGAAATAAAGGAGGCGTTAGCCGGGAAGTTTAGGCCAGGGGTTTTGTGGATGTCATACCTGAGAGCCAGGTTCCAGTTCTACTGAAGGTGGTGCCGTTATCAGAAGAGATCTCCACAGAAACCAAGCCGGTCCTGTACAGAAGAGGGGAGACACAATggcctcttctgtctccatccaCGTAGCCCTCGGTGACAGCGTTACCATGGAACCTGCCATTATGAAAGGATAATCATAAGCAGCCGACACTTTAGAATCAAATATGCAGACGTACGGAGTGTTACCTGCACACGAGATTGGAAGTATTGTTGAAGGTGGCATTGAGGATAACAAATTCAGTGCCACCCATGATGGATCCAGAGTATGGTGATATTTCCACACAGAACTCTGAATAGTCCGCACAGCAGGTTTTCAGGGACTTGCATGTTGGTTCACACGAGCATGTAAACAGCTTTTTTCCACATTGTCTTTCACATGTGTTCCCTGTAAGTCATGAGCAAAAGGGTCAACACTGCTTCATTTATGATTTATTTGCCCAAAGCCACCTGggtaaacaggaaaaaactgtaaaaactaCAGCTTCAGTATCTTTGTTCATTTACATCACTTGTACATGTACAAGTGatgtaaatgtgtaaatgtacTGAAAATCCCTGTACTGAGACTATATATgaagaataaaatagaatttaTAACAGCTGACATATAAcatatgtttgtttgttaaagCTAAATTATCCCCcagttaaatgttaaatatttttaaaattgtaattGTCACATCTGGAAaggcatttattttttatgcaGTATTAATATTGTAATGGTTACTCACCTAAAGTCCTACAGATACATGCAACCAGCAGGACAAAGATGAGCATGGAAAACCTCTCCATAGTACCGGTTTCTGCTCCTGCAGAAAGCTTGTGTCGGATACATATAGTCTACATATAGTCTGCTTTTCTTTAAACTTTGACCCTCGTTTGCATTTACAAGCACGAATTTAATCATCAACCTGAGGGTGATTCAAGCGTCATTGGTCAAACATGGCTGATCTTTGAACGTTTTTAATGCCTTCAACAAACAGTTTGGCAGATTTACTAATGGCTTTATCAACATTAAGACACAAATGGCTTTATGTGCTAATAAAATTGCCTaagagtaataataataatcacccAGATGTTTTTCATATAGAATGAGAGAAAATTCATTACAGTATTTATTTCAATTCTAAAATCTGcttggggaggggggcatgGGGTCCTGAAATAAAGATTTGTagaaattaaataattaaatttaACAATAGCAAATACATTGTTAAATATCAAGTTTAATACACTTGCAGATAATAACATAAAACCCATAAcgaaaaataacaaatatattTACAAGGAGacaataccaaaaaaaaaaaatccatgttcATCTGACGACAAATAACACAAATGACAAGAAATAGTAGACAAATGGGAACAAAGTTCCGACACTGTAGttagaaaatggcaaaaatataTCAGATTCTTTTTGGAGATGCACCGAGATGCTGCTTATCTTTTTATTAGTGCTTATCAAAAATCTGCGTAAACGAGTCGCTGTAATTTAATCTATAAGGggaattaatttaattttttttaaaaatcacaaacCTCGCGTCAAATAAACCATTATAAACAATGTTTCATTCAAAATGGAAGAGATCTATTCTACTTGGAAAACGTGTTGAGTACAAGAAATGTAAGACATATGAACATTATTTCATTAATAGACGCATTTATCCACTATAGTATACAAATATAATATAACTCTGGCAGCAGAAACCTTATTTCGCCACCACCAATgcttattgtgtgtttttatcgTGGCGTGGAGAAACGACGCATTCTGATGACGTAACAACTCGCGTCGTCGCTTCCGAATCTGTAATAAAACGTTGGACTCGCTGTAGCGCCCACATTTATGCGATCTGCGCTCCACCGTGTGGCTTGCAAAGATCGTTTAAGTttgctgtgtgcgtgtgtgttcatttgAGCTGTCGTTTGTGTCGGTTTGCGCGAGTAAAATGATCTGGACGTTTCATTTGATCAGCAATAACCTCCATATAACCACAGTCCTCACAGGGATCAAAGGAATAACCAAAAATTATGTTTAATTCCAAAAAGGTCACAGTCTTTGAATTgcaaaataacacattttttaacgtaaatTGGTCAGGATGAATTTTAATGACTTGCAGGTATTGGCAGTAGCTGCATAATGGAATACAATTGAATAGTGGAATAaattgggttttaaaaaaagaacagctGATATGAAATTGGCAACATTTGTGCAGGATTACGCAGAGAAATGATTGTAGTGTCATCATCTGGTCTTGGATTTTGTGGATTCCTACAGATGAAAGTTTAAACAAGGGTCAGGTCTTTGTAGTAAGACATGCCGGTAACTAAAACTACTCATTAAGTCTGCACTCACCACCATCAAATGGCCGTTCTTTGCTCTGTAGACAGTGGACTCCTGCCCACTCTTGAAGTCCACAAAGCCCTCTCTGCCAGGGTGGATGTCGAATCGAGCGCTACAACGCCACAGAAACAGTTACCGTTTTGTGTATTATTTTAACCTGCCTTTCAGACTCGTGACAAATGTCCAGCCTGTGTACCTGCCCTGCACCACATGTATGGACTTCTGCTTGTTGGCAATAACAGACAGCTTCGTCAGGGCCTCAAACAGGTAGTCACACTGCAGAACCAGGTCACcctaaaaagaaaatccaaatgttAGTGTGTTAACATCAGTAAACCCAGTGGCCCTCGGATGCAAAGGATTCTGAAAAGGCTGCAAACAGACTTTCTGATAAATAAATGAGGAGGTTGCATTATTGTAAGTTTAgtttttaagggggaaaaaatgtcagAAGTGCCACCTTTTGTTTGATGTCATCACAAGTAACGTGCAGGATCAGGAAGTTGTCGCTCAGGTTGCTGACCGAAACACCTGAATGCATAAATCCGCCCACATAAATAAAGTCACTGTCACCATTCTCCATGTCATTAGGAAGCGTTGGATGCTCTCTGCTGACCTTTCAGAGAGCTGTGACTGATCCTCTGCTTAATCTTGGCCTCTTCCACCAGGTAGGCGGCCTCCTGAGTGAAGACGAGCTGCCGAAGACGAGGCCTGAACCTGTTCCTGTCGTATTTCACCACTGGGACACTGTACTGTGATGGAGAAGCACAGTGTGAAGACTTGAAATCATAACCACAGAAAGAGAACAGCAGCGTACCTTTATGTGCTCATGCTGGATCATCTGCAGCACTTTAATGTTTATGTCTTCCACTCctttgtaaataataaatataattaaaTTAAGTTATTTTTCCAATCAGAGTCTGTATTAATTTGTATTTTCTTACCAATCCTGGTGTCCACAAAGGGTCTGCACACGCTGAACGGatagttttcctttttccctttGAACATGGAGCTCGTCTGTAATTTCAGCTGGAGCTAGAAGGGCGGAGAACACATCCAGGAGTTAATTATGATCATCTTGAACTGAAACGGATAGTAAACTGCTCTGGTGCCTGCGGGAGGACCTGTGCTTTCCTCTGAGGTGTGACTTCGCCGACGTACTTTCTCACCATGTGGCGAATGTAGAGCTTCTTCAAAAGCTGGGAGGCCTTTAAAAGAACGAGTTTAGCATCACAAAAGAAATCGCCAACCTCTCCTCCTCATGAATAAGGGTCTTGATAAGAGTGACGGACCTCCTGCATTATAGGTGGAGGAGTGAGCCAGGAGTCCTTCTCCAGGACTGTTTTGGGAAGGTTTTCTCTCAGCCTGGTGAGGTAGCTGTACCTCACGTACGCCAGATACTCGCTGTTGTCGGTGCACAAGGGCTGATTCCTCGTTATGAAGCCTTTAATGAACCTAGAACAACCACCAATAACTAGAGCTCGGCTATTTCACTCCACTGGTCAGACCCAGGACTCCATCCTGACTCACCGCTTGATGACCTTGACGGCCCATGCCCTCTTTTCTCGCTCCTTTCGGGCCATCAGACCTCTCCAGCAGTTTTCAATCCTCGTGGCTATTTCAGACGAGGAACGTTAGAAGGAACCATCTTAAATCCGTGGCGCGTTTCACCCACTCACcagcctccctctgtctctggtAGTCTCCCTTCATTCTGTAGCCTTTGTACTTAGCCTGGATCCTTGTTGCTGCAACAGCGACACATTCAAACTCAGTCGCAGCTCCTCAAGGTggcgttgccatgacaaccgaAGAGGACCTCACCTAACTTATGCTTGCAGACTTGAAAGGCGTCTTCTGTTGCAAACAAAGTTCTCGGGTGCCGGATGAAGATTTTTGTCCTTGAGAGGGACAAATAGACGCCATTATAGGACCTCTACTGTATATAAGAAGGCCTGGGGGCAGCAGTTGTCCTCTTATGGATTCTATGTGGCTCCTGTTAGAGATCATAATTGCATCATCTTTCCATGAATACGTGTTTACCTGCCCATCTTGTACTCATCACGTTTGTACCCCAGGTGAACAATCAAACGTTTCACGCCTTCCGCCGCGGTGCCTTTCCAGTTGGGCCAAGTGTCAGGACACAGAGGCTTGTACCTGCCCAGCACAGACCACACAGTTGCCGCTTCTCTGCTGCCAGCAAAACTAGTAAAGCCACACTACTGCAAAGGTGCAGTCAAGTACCTCTGGAGAAAGACTTCATATTTGCGGCGGTATGCAAATCCAGCACGTCGGACTCTTAAATGCTCCATCAGACCGAGGTACTTCACCTGGTGGCGCACCAGCACATCGTCAAAGCGTCCTGCGGACCACTAGAGGTCATCTAAAAGGTCATGGGGAAAAACCTGATTTTTTGGAGCACAAGGACTCACCTGGCTGCTTGGCTTCATTCGGTTTAATGCAGCGGACATACCAGGGTTCTTTAGACAGGAGGATCTCCGTCAGGCCCGTCAGACTGTTCTTGAACTGAGTCACCACCTGAGCGGTGAAACAAACAGGAGAGTCAGTTTGTAAATGAGTGCGTGGTTCCATCTTCCAGCTGAGACGTTTCTTACAGTTTCAGGTCTCTTCTTGCTGTCTGATTCAGTAGAAGGAAAGCAGAGTTTGATGATAGCGTTCTTGGACTGTCGCATGACCTTCCAGGGAGAATCAAACACGTCAGACGTAAATTTGCAGCACCAATGCACTAAATGTTTCCAGGTATTCAGATTAATAATTGATAAAAAGATCAATAATTGCTTTCATAATAAATTAAAATCACCTCTTTTCCGCTGCGGTACAAGAGATCATTGTTTTTATCCAGAAAAcctaaaaatagaacaaagaaaaacatatttaatgTAACATAAATCAATTCTGTCAGAtttaggatttttaaaaaactgacaCATTTTATACAAAATACAGTGTAAAAGGATGCTAATATTTATGTGTATAAATATTATATAGAAATGAATTATTCAGATTTCATCTCAGCTCACCAACAACAGAGTATGAAACCTCTCCAGCATAGTGCAACAGGCGGAATTCCCCCCTTTCCAGTGTCTTCCGTGTCTTTTGGTCTGCGAGTTTATGCCTTTAAGGAGTTAAAAGAggcttttattttctaaatttgATATCTGCGATCTGTAATGATCCCACGACTCGTGCCTACGTGACAAAATGAGGGTGACTGCCGatcttttcctccatcttcGCCAGGAAGGTGAGATCCGAGGCCTCTCCGGGGAGCAAACATTCCTCGTCCTATAGAAGAGGGCCACTATTAATAATtcattcagctgtctgtcagactgTCACTGTCACATTTTGTCCTCACCAGCAGAGAGATGATTCCTCTGTGTTTCGCCTCCACGAGCTCACAGATGATTTTGTTGTTGAAATATGGCACTGGCTCCCACTGTGCACAGCAAACACGAAAACCAAATGAGGAAGCCATCACGCCGAGTCACCAACACAGACACCAGATGTTTGCGTCATTACTTCGATTCCCTCCATCTCGtactcctcctgctccgacttCAGCGTCAGCTggatgaagagctgctgcagcttctcgttGCAGTAGTTGATGCAGAACTGCTCGAAGCTAAAGCCGAGGAAAAGTCACTGCGAGACTCCTTGTGGCACATCCTTCCATCAGCATAATTGCACAAGATGTTACCTGTTTACGTTGAAAACCTCAAACCCATAGATGTCCAACAGACCAATCACTGTTTTCCTTGAGGAGTCCTACAGATCAATGGCACATGAATCGCATCTTACGGACACATTTAG
The sequence above is drawn from the Takifugu rubripes chromosome 6, fTakRub1.2, whole genome shotgun sequence genome and encodes:
- the myo1hb gene encoding unconventional myosin-Ih isoform X2, which produces MTHAALEVKQSLEERCNQILRNMESSLNARDRVGIQDFVLLDAHTSESAFLDNLRKRFHENLIYTYIGTLLVSVNPYKELDIYSKKQMDTYMGVNFFELPPHIYALADNVFRTMQSEYNNHFILISGESGAGKTEASKKILQFYAVSCPSTRLLNNIRDRLLLSNPVLEAFGNAKTLKNDNSSRFGKYMDIQFDHQGGAVGGHILSYLLEKSRVVHQNHGERNFHIFYQLVEGGEEDLLRWLGLERNCKHYSYLVQGDCAKVSSINDKSDWKIVRKALSVIEFSESDIEDLFGIIASVLHLGNIKFDVDSEGYASLNNSSNNEMHWVSKLLGIPTEVLHRGLTHRKIEAKTEEVFSPFSEDHAVYARDALAKAVYGRTFNWLVNKINESLANKDSSRKTVIGLLDIYGFEVFNVNSFEQFCINYCNEKLQQLFIQLTLKSEQEEYEMEGIEWEPVPYFNNKIICELVEAKHRGIISLLDEECLLPGEASDLTFLAKMEEKIGSHPHFVTHKLADQKTRKTLERGEFRLLHYAGEVSYSVVGFLDKNNDLLYRSGKEVMRQSKNAIIKLCFPSTESDSKKRPETVVTQFKNSLTGLTEILLSKEPWYVRCIKPNEAKQPGRFDDVLVRHQVKYLGLMEHLRVRRAGFAYRRKYEVFLQRYKPLCPDTWPNWKGTAAEGVKRLIVHLGYKRDEYKMGRTKIFIRHPRTLFATEDAFQVCKHKLATRIQAKYKGYRMKGDYQRQREAATRIENCWRGLMARKEREKRAWAVKVIKRFIKGFITRNQPLCTDNSEYLAYVRYSYLTRLRENLPKTVLEKDSWLTPPPIMQEASQLLKKLYIRHMVRKYVGEVTPQRKAQLQLKLQTSSMFKGKKENYPFSVCRPFVDTRIGVEDINIKVLQMIQHEHIKYSVPVVKYDRNRFRPRLRQLVFTQEAAYLVEEAKIKQRISHSSLKGVSVSNLSDNFLILHVTCDDIKQKGDLVLQCDYLFEALTKLSVIANKQKSIHVVQGSARFDIHPGREGFVDFKSGQESTVYRAKNGHLMVESTKSKTR
- the myo1hb gene encoding unconventional myosin-Ih isoform X1 translates to MPTLGKLQSSSLTPATTQGSLEERCNQILRNMESSLNARDRVGIQDFVLLDAHTSESAFLDNLRKRFHENLIYTYIGTLLVSVNPYKELDIYSKKQMDTYMGVNFFELPPHIYALADNVFRTMQSEYNNHFILISGESGAGKTEASKKILQFYAVSCPSTRLLNNIRDRLLLSNPVLEAFGNAKTLKNDNSSRFGKYMDIQFDHQGGAVGGHILSYLLEKSRVVHQNHGERNFHIFYQLVEGGEEDLLRWLGLERNCKHYSYLVQGDCAKVSSINDKSDWKIVRKALSVIEFSESDIEDLFGIIASVLHLGNIKFDVDSEGYASLNNSSNNEMHWVSKLLGIPTEVLHRGLTHRKIEAKTEEVFSPFSEDHAVYARDALAKAVYGRTFNWLVNKINESLANKDSSRKTVIGLLDIYGFEVFNVNSFEQFCINYCNEKLQQLFIQLTLKSEQEEYEMEGIEWEPVPYFNNKIICELVEAKHRGIISLLDEECLLPGEASDLTFLAKMEEKIGSHPHFVTHKLADQKTRKTLERGEFRLLHYAGEVSYSVVGFLDKNNDLLYRSGKEVMRQSKNAIIKLCFPSTESDSKKRPETVVTQFKNSLTGLTEILLSKEPWYVRCIKPNEAKQPGRFDDVLVRHQVKYLGLMEHLRVRRAGFAYRRKYEVFLQRYKPLCPDTWPNWKGTAAEGVKRLIVHLGYKRDEYKMGRTKIFIRHPRTLFATEDAFQVCKHKLATRIQAKYKGYRMKGDYQRQREAATRIENCWRGLMARKEREKRAWAVKVIKRFIKGFITRNQPLCTDNSEYLAYVRYSYLTRLRENLPKTVLEKDSWLTPPPIMQEASQLLKKLYIRHMVRKYVGEVTPQRKAQLQLKLQTSSMFKGKKENYPFSVCRPFVDTRIGVEDINIKVLQMIQHEHIKYSVPVVKYDRNRFRPRLRQLVFTQEAAYLVEEAKIKQRISHSSLKGVSVSNLSDNFLILHVTCDDIKQKGDLVLQCDYLFEALTKLSVIANKQKSIHVVQGSARFDIHPGREGFVDFKSGQESTVYRAKNGHLMVESTKSKTR